The Benincasa hispida cultivar B227 chromosome 9, ASM972705v1, whole genome shotgun sequence genome has a segment encoding these proteins:
- the LOC120085425 gene encoding probable aspartic proteinase GIP1, which yields MATPFFFFFFFLLFFPLYSLQTAFVAPIYKDHISLLYSISVHLKTPLRPANLHLDLGGGFSWIDCYNRYNSSSYQFVLCNSPLSHSLQQNTCGSCVEAPSPVCANDTIFSYAYPEKPFLRDQFVDYNHAKLTDSENVITDVLALFTTDGSDSYPLRRIPEIPFSCVKTDFLRGLARGVIGLAALGRSNVSIPSVISAKFNSPRFFAICLSGARLGTGVAFFGSKGPYKFFPNVDLSKSLIYTPLLFSPATNSIYTNWLPSYEYYIGLSAIRINGKAVPFNTSLLSFEPVIGGGGTKISTSTNYALLQSSIYRAFTTVFMKESAALNFTLTNAVEPFGVCYTAYSVGVTAEGQARAPVVDLVMEKGKVVWKLGGRNTMVRIKKNGVDVWCLGFINGGEFPRTPIVIGGLQMEDHLLQFDLENYRFGFSSSALMEGTSCSKFNFTSINNISL from the coding sequence ATGGCCactccattcttcttcttcttcttctttcttcttttttttcctttgtattCTCTCCAAACGGCCTTCGTCGCTCCCATTTACAAAGACCATATCTCCCTTCTCTACTCCATCTCCGTCCACCTCAAAACGCCGCTCCGGCCGGCCAACCTCCACCTCGACCTCGGCGGCGGCTTCTCCTGGATCGACTGCTACAACCGTTACAACTCTTCCTCTTACCAATTTGTCCTTTGTAATTCCCCTCTCTCCCATTCTTTACAACAGAATACTTGCGGCTCCTGCGTCGAAGCTCCATCTCCGGTCTGCGCCAACGACACCATCTTTTCCTACGCCTATCCAGAGAAACCATTCCTCAGAGATCAATTTGTTGATTACAATCACGCTAAGCTCACCGATTCCGAGAATGTCATCACCGATGTTCTTGCTCTCTTCACCACTGACGGCTCCGATTCCTATCCACTCCGTCGTATTCCCGAAATTCCTTTCTCCTGCGTCAAGACCGATTTCCTCCGAGGACTTGCCAGGGGTGTCATTGGCCTGGCGGCGCTCGGTCGTTCCAACGTGTCGATTCCATCGGTGATTAGCGCGAAATTCAATAGCCCTAGGTTTTTCGCGATTTGTTTATCTGGAGCGAGATTAGGGACTGGCGTTGCTTTCTTCGGTTCTAAAGGTCCGTACAAATTTTTCCCCAATGTCGATCTTTCTAAATCCCTAATTTACACTCCCTTGCTCTTCAGTCCGGCGACCAACTCGATTTACACCAATTGGTTACCGTCTTACGAGTATTACATTGGACTCTCGGCCATTAGAATCAACGGCAAGGCAGTGCCTTTCAACACTTCTCTATTGTCGTTTGAGCCGGTTATTGGTGGCGGCGGAACGAAAATCAGCACCTCCACCAATTACGCGTTGCTACAGAGCTCAATTTACAGAGCATTCACGACGGTGTTTATGAAAGAATCTGCTGCACTGAACTTCACGTTGACAAATGCGGTAGAGCCGTTCGGAGTGTGCTATACGGCGTATAGCGTGGGAGTGACGGCGGAAGGACAGGCGAGGGCACCGGTGGTGGATCTGGTTATGGAGAAAGGGAAAGTGGTGTGGAAATTGGGGGGGAGGAATACGATGGTGAGGATTAAGAAGAATGGAGTTGATGTTTGGTGCTTGGGATTCATCAATGGTGGAGAATTTCCAAGAACGCCGATTGTGATCGGAGGTCTGCAAATGGAAGATCATTTGTTGCAGTTTGATCTTGAAAATTATAGATTTGGATTCAGTTCTTCGGCGCTAATGGAAGGGACTTCatgttcaaaattcaacttcACTTCTATCAACAACATTTCCTTATAA